From Terriglobia bacterium, the proteins below share one genomic window:
- the ltrA gene encoding group II intron reverse transcriptase/maturase, which produces MNLRNDKRQNIQMELDFSPGPVGEARRAGRKETESSRTISVPERPASTNQLMEEVCERENLMEALRQVKANKGSAGVDGMTVGQLTDYLKQHWPAIREQLLSGTYEPKPVRRMEIPKPDGGGVRKLGIPSVLDRFIQQAVMQVLQRRWDRTFSDYSYGFRPGRSAHQAVVQAQQYIAAGYTWVVDFDLEKFFDRVNHDKLMGQIAKRVEEKRLLKLIRAFLNAGVMENGLVSPSVEGTPQGGPLSPLLSNLVLDELDRELERRGHRFVRYADDSNIYVRSKRAGQRVMESVTRFITEKLKLKVNEAKSAVARPQERKFLGFSFTTGPEVKRTIAPKALERFKRRIREITRRAKSVSIETTIEELALYMRGWRSYFGFCETPDVLVYLTRWVRLRLRAALWRQWKTPRRRRAALLELGVRPRLASNTAGSGRGPWYLARAKALSVGLSNAYFKSLGLPALIEEG; this is translated from the coding sequence ATGAATCTCAGGAACGACAAGCGGCAGAACATCCAGATGGAACTGGACTTTTCTCCCGGGCCAGTGGGTGAAGCCCGCAGAGCAGGAAGGAAAGAGACCGAATCGTCTCGGACGATAAGTGTACCCGAACGCCCAGCCAGCACGAATCAACTGATGGAGGAGGTATGTGAGCGAGAAAACCTGATGGAAGCATTGCGGCAGGTAAAGGCCAATAAGGGTAGTGCGGGTGTTGACGGGATGACTGTCGGCCAACTCACGGACTACCTGAAACAGCATTGGCCAGCCATCCGGGAACAGCTGTTGAGCGGCACTTACGAGCCGAAGCCGGTACGGAGGATGGAAATCCCCAAGCCGGACGGAGGAGGAGTTCGAAAGCTTGGAATTCCTTCGGTGCTGGATCGGTTTATCCAGCAGGCGGTGATGCAGGTTCTGCAGAGGCGGTGGGACCGGACGTTCTCCGATTACAGCTACGGTTTTCGACCGGGACGGTCAGCCCATCAAGCAGTAGTACAGGCGCAGCAGTATATCGCCGCAGGCTACACGTGGGTCGTTGATTTTGATTTGGAGAAATTTTTCGACCGAGTCAATCACGACAAACTAATGGGTCAGATTGCCAAGCGTGTTGAAGAGAAGCGGCTGTTGAAGCTCATCCGGGCATTTTTGAATGCCGGGGTGATGGAGAACGGGTTGGTCAGCCCAAGCGTGGAAGGGACTCCGCAAGGGGGTCCCCTTTCGCCACTGCTCAGCAACCTCGTGCTCGACGAACTCGACCGGGAGTTGGAGCGCCGGGGCCATCGTTTCGTTCGTTACGCGGACGACAGCAACATTTACGTTCGCAGCAAGCGGGCGGGGCAACGGGTGATGGAAAGCGTCACGCGATTCATCACGGAGAAGCTCAAGCTCAAGGTGAATGAGGCGAAGAGCGCGGTAGCGCGGCCGCAGGAGCGGAAGTTTCTCGGGTTCAGCTTTACGACCGGCCCGGAGGTGAAGCGCACGATTGCGCCGAAAGCTCTGGAGCGGTTCAAGCGGCGGATCCGGGAGATCACACGGCGGGCTAAGAGCGTCAGCATCGAGACGACGATAGAGGAACTGGCTCTGTATATGCGGGGCTGGCGCAGCTATTTCGGTTTCTGTGAGACGCCCGACGTGCTGGTATACCTCACCCGCTGGGTCCGGTTGCGACTTAGGGCGGCTCTGTGGCGGCAGTGGAAAACTCCACGCCGTCGCCGGGCAGCGCTGTTGGAACTGGGGGTACGTCCGCGTTTGGCAAGCAATACTGCCGGCAGCGGTCGTGGCCCTTGGTATCTTGCCCGGGCCAAGGCTCTGTCTGTGGGGCTTTCCAATGCGTACTTCAAGTCGCTCGGGCTTCCGGCATTGATCGAGGAGGGCTAG